The DNA region CAAGGAACAAAAAGTACAGCGGCCCGGGACAAGCCCGGGCCGCTGGGGAGGAGCGGCGGACGTGATTTGGGGCCATCCGCCGCGGGGAGTCTGTTGCCGCTGGTCGAAGCCGCCTATTTCTCGACCAGCGCCCGAGCCAGCGAGCTCAGTGCCTGCTGGTGGCGCTCGTTGGCGATCAGGGAAAAATTGCGGGCCAATTCGAGGCACATGCGTTGGCGCTGCGGCACCGGCCGCTCGTCGGTCTCTTCCAGACCTTCGAAAAAGAAGCCGACGCTGACCTGCAGGGTCTGGGCGATGTCGTAGAGGCGGCCGGCCGACACACGGTTGATGCCGCGTTCGTACTTGTGCGCTTGCTGGTAGGTGACGCCAATCAGCCCCGCCAACTCGAGCTGGGTCAGGCCCAACAGCACGCGGCGTTCGCGGACGCGGGCGCCGACATGGGCGTCGACCTCGCGGGTGGTCAGTCGGCGGCCGCTGCCGTTGCCTTTGCGGGCTTGGATCTCGCTGTTCTGGGCCAAAGCATCCATGGTCATGTTTCCAGTTTCCAGGCTTCCATTGCTGGGCTCCCAGGATCTGGGAGAGGCGGCTCCGTGGGGTTCAACGGCAGGTCACCGGTGACGATTTATCCAAGACCCTAAATGAGGAATTATTTAATTGCAAGTTAGAATTTGTCGCATTAAAAATTAATGTAAGTCAAATACTTAGGCTCCAGGCCTTGGGTCGGGAGCAAAAAAATAGCCGAGCTTCCCGCTACGGTATGGCCCGGCAGTGCTGTTGCCGGCTGGCGCGAAAGAGCAATGCTTGACCTGGCCCCGCTCGGCGCCCACCTTGTGTTTGGCAAGAAATTCTCCGGAGCACAGCGA from Alphaproteobacteria bacterium includes:
- a CDS encoding helix-turn-helix transcriptional regulator, which produces MTMDALAQNSEIQARKGNGSGRRLTTREVDAHVGARVRERRVLLGLTQLELAGLIGVTYQQAHKYERGINRVSAGRLYDIAQTLQVSVGFFFEGLEETDERPVPQRQRMCLELARNFSLIANERHQQALSSLARALVEK